A DNA window from Bdellovibrio sp. BCCA contains the following coding sequences:
- a CDS encoding glutathione S-transferase family protein, translating to MTYHVHSDKPIFDLVIGDKAYSSWSMRAWLVAVQSGLPFREINIKLDSPKAVEQLLKHSPSKKVPALKHGKVIVWDSLAIAEYLHELSPEAKLWPEDSALRALARSYTAEVHSGFASLRAELSMDIQLKSKARHLSRGAIADIERILEMWKIALKQSEGPYLFGDFTIADAFFAPIVFRFLSYGVQIKDKMALEYMNNVQEHHGVQFWVEEALQEKNNSPVFK from the coding sequence ATGACTTATCACGTACACAGTGACAAACCCATTTTCGATCTTGTTATTGGCGATAAAGCCTACTCTTCCTGGTCAATGCGTGCGTGGCTTGTTGCTGTGCAATCCGGGCTTCCTTTTCGAGAGATCAATATAAAATTGGACTCCCCCAAAGCAGTGGAGCAGCTTTTAAAGCACTCTCCTTCTAAAAAAGTCCCAGCCCTGAAACACGGGAAAGTGATCGTATGGGATTCTTTGGCGATCGCGGAATACCTTCATGAACTTTCTCCCGAAGCTAAATTATGGCCTGAGGATTCTGCTTTGCGCGCACTCGCTCGTAGTTATACGGCGGAAGTGCATTCGGGTTTCGCCAGTCTGCGCGCCGAACTCAGTATGGACATTCAATTGAAATCCAAAGCACGTCATCTTTCCCGCGGTGCGATTGCTGATATCGAACGCATTCTTGAAATGTGGAAGATCGCTTTAAAACAAAGCGAAGGTCCTTATCTGTTTGGTGATTTCACGATTGCCGATGCTTTCTTTGCTCCGATTGTTTTTCGCTTCTTATCTTATGGTGTTCAGATCAAAGATAAAATGGCTCTTGAGTATATGAACAACGTTCAAGAACATCACGGCGTGCAATTCTGG
- a CDS encoding VOC family protein, translated as MPIQNVIGDYTAFLDRIFANIQNAGIDVASFEMDHACYRVSTLEQYEIKKAALLTFGDLLTEADVNGRPIATFKLHHALKYKNRELFLIELPAPKKGKDVPEGLEHVEFVVGDLISALMKKHPDLVWNTSGLQKTLNPELELKFDDGLAVKFHPESLSEVIRKELAMEHS; from the coding sequence ATGCCTATTCAAAATGTGATTGGTGATTATACGGCCTTTTTGGATCGTATTTTTGCCAATATTCAAAATGCAGGAATTGATGTTGCGTCTTTTGAGATGGATCATGCCTGCTACCGCGTTAGCACTCTTGAACAATATGAAATCAAAAAAGCGGCGTTGCTTACGTTCGGCGATCTTTTGACAGAAGCCGATGTGAATGGACGACCGATTGCCACTTTTAAATTGCATCACGCCTTAAAATATAAAAATCGCGAATTGTTTTTGATTGAACTTCCTGCCCCTAAAAAAGGCAAAGATGTTCCTGAAGGCCTTGAACACGTGGAGTTTGTTGTTGGTGATTTGATTTCAGCCCTTATGAAAAAACATCCCGATCTTGTTTGGAACACGAGTGGTCTGCAAAAAACTTTAAATCCTGAGTTAGAGTTAAAGTTTGATGACGGACTTGCCGTCAAGTTTCATCCGGAATCTTTAAGCGAAGTAATCAGAAAAGAATTAGCTATGGAGCACTCATGA
- a CDS encoding S8 family serine peptidase — protein MRTKNHLSQPKYFTSLLLSALLIAGCTKSSKGTLTGADFLEGLYVTRPEVEEPMIAILKLQNPALLETSKRQNGELVIDKRLLAAIQQEQDKTIAELQKISPKIRVLIRYKLVLNGLAIWAPADAFEAIKALPNVVMGEKSGTFARPQAKEADTKGLVGANTSVNFIGSDAAYAQNIHGEGMRVGIIDTGIDYTHKMFTGEGTEEAYKNNDPAKPNAAFPNRKVVGGIDIVGTEYNSASPDVEKRIPVPDANPLDEGGHGTHVAGSVAGLGDGLNTYSGVAPAADLYAIKVFGAKGSTSDEVVIAALEYAADPTGDLSFKNQLDVVNLSLGSGHGNPHIMYNHAIRNLVHGGTVVVAAAGNNGDKSYIVGAPGVSDDAISVASTIDNQNQNVQFPAVEFKFTDDSLTSEALEGAITKPMADIVELKGEIISLGFADADFESPIKEQIKGKVAFIDRGKVAFADKIKRAQDNGAIAVIVANNADGESIVMGGDGEFDIPGVMISKKDGDLIKEKLKQGPVTVDLKPATKIEKPWLADTVSPFSSRGPRSEDGLIKPEISAPGSNIISAMMGGGDKGVLNSGTSMASPHIAGVMTLLKQKFKNLTPYELKSVLLAHGKIISDAKKNQYTVSRQGAGRVQVAESLNAKVVTIPATLSFGITDIEKQKTLRQEIVVKNISSETLTLKPEWKGSKGLQVSASAVTLAPGETQKVVVSAKVTAALMNSANDELDGFLVFSTEKEQVAQLPALVVARQISQISAKSLTVQATSPADAAGSAVDLVLENAGINKGTAYLFNLLGKDARKKDTKPDLAHNRNCDMQSAGYRIVEKDGVRVLQVAVKLYEGQTTWDTCEVNVQIDADKDGKTDQEIAGLPAENVPGLSGDTFVSILLDGATARELRKKFETDFSTNPEKAKEDYTDAVIDQRGMAVFDNSTLAIIEADISALALADTGELNIKVSTTHQDAGAIEYDDYLEGHENRWEKISVAPNAQAYAQMPEEIELTGKESVTIPLLKGYGSGDLILYAPQNKSVRDVLLEDAQSQIVPATYDAP, from the coding sequence ATGAGAACAAAGAACCACCTCTCTCAGCCAAAATATTTTACATCACTGCTTCTTTCAGCATTGTTGATCGCGGGCTGTACAAAATCTTCTAAAGGCACCTTAACAGGTGCTGACTTTCTAGAAGGGCTTTACGTTACTCGTCCTGAGGTGGAAGAGCCGATGATTGCAATTCTTAAATTGCAAAATCCTGCGCTGCTTGAAACTTCTAAAAGACAAAATGGCGAGCTTGTTATCGACAAGCGCCTTTTAGCTGCGATTCAACAAGAGCAAGATAAGACGATCGCGGAGCTACAAAAAATTTCTCCGAAGATTCGTGTTTTGATTCGCTATAAATTAGTTCTCAATGGTCTTGCGATCTGGGCTCCGGCTGACGCTTTTGAGGCGATTAAAGCTCTTCCCAATGTTGTGATGGGTGAAAAATCGGGAACGTTTGCGCGACCTCAAGCTAAAGAAGCAGACACGAAAGGTCTTGTTGGTGCAAACACATCTGTGAACTTCATCGGTTCTGATGCGGCTTATGCTCAGAACATTCATGGTGAAGGAATGAGAGTCGGCATCATCGATACAGGTATCGATTACACTCACAAAATGTTCACAGGCGAAGGAACGGAAGAGGCTTATAAAAATAATGATCCTGCAAAACCCAATGCGGCTTTTCCGAATAGAAAAGTTGTTGGCGGTATTGATATCGTAGGGACAGAGTACAACTCTGCTTCTCCTGACGTTGAAAAACGCATTCCCGTTCCAGATGCGAATCCTTTGGATGAAGGTGGACACGGAACACACGTGGCGGGCTCTGTCGCGGGTCTTGGTGATGGATTAAATACTTACAGTGGTGTGGCTCCGGCTGCGGACCTTTATGCAATCAAAGTCTTTGGCGCGAAAGGTTCAACAAGTGATGAAGTTGTCATTGCGGCTCTTGAATATGCGGCAGATCCAACAGGAGATTTAAGCTTTAAAAATCAATTGGATGTCGTGAATCTTTCTTTAGGAAGTGGTCACGGTAATCCGCACATTATGTACAATCACGCGATTCGCAATCTAGTGCATGGTGGAACTGTGGTTGTTGCCGCGGCTGGAAACAATGGAGATAAAAGCTACATCGTTGGTGCACCGGGTGTTTCTGATGATGCAATTTCTGTAGCTTCAACCATCGACAATCAAAATCAAAACGTACAATTCCCTGCTGTGGAATTTAAATTCACTGATGACAGCTTAACTTCGGAAGCTTTGGAAGGCGCAATCACAAAACCTATGGCTGACATTGTTGAGCTTAAAGGCGAAATCATTTCTTTGGGTTTTGCAGATGCGGATTTTGAATCTCCGATCAAAGAACAGATCAAAGGCAAAGTGGCTTTCATCGATCGTGGTAAGGTGGCTTTCGCAGACAAAATCAAACGCGCACAGGACAATGGCGCTATTGCTGTGATCGTTGCCAATAATGCCGATGGCGAATCCATTGTTATGGGTGGCGACGGAGAATTCGACATTCCAGGCGTCATGATTTCTAAAAAAGATGGCGATCTTATCAAAGAAAAATTAAAGCAAGGTCCTGTCACTGTTGATTTAAAACCTGCTACAAAAATTGAAAAGCCTTGGTTGGCCGATACGGTTTCTCCGTTCTCTTCTCGCGGTCCTCGCTCTGAAGACGGATTGATTAAGCCAGAAATCTCGGCACCGGGTTCAAATATTATTTCTGCGATGATGGGTGGCGGAGACAAAGGTGTCTTGAACTCTGGGACATCTATGGCGAGTCCTCATATTGCGGGTGTCATGACTTTGCTTAAGCAAAAGTTCAAAAATTTGACTCCTTACGAACTTAAATCTGTTCTTTTAGCTCACGGAAAAATTATTTCTGATGCGAAGAAGAATCAGTACACTGTAAGCCGCCAAGGTGCGGGCCGTGTGCAAGTTGCAGAATCTTTAAATGCGAAAGTTGTGACAATCCCAGCGACATTGTCCTTTGGAATCACGGACATTGAAAAACAAAAAACTTTGCGCCAAGAAATTGTCGTGAAGAATATCAGCTCAGAAACTTTAACCTTAAAACCTGAATGGAAAGGTTCTAAAGGCTTGCAAGTTTCTGCTTCAGCCGTGACGTTAGCTCCGGGCGAGACACAAAAGGTTGTTGTCTCTGCGAAGGTCACAGCTGCTTTGATGAACAGTGCCAATGATGAACTTGATGGCTTCTTGGTATTCTCAACAGAAAAGGAACAAGTCGCACAGTTGCCTGCCCTTGTAGTCGCTCGTCAAATTTCTCAAATCAGCGCCAAGTCTTTGACTGTGCAGGCGACCTCCCCTGCTGATGCAGCGGGAAGTGCTGTGGATCTGGTTTTAGAAAATGCTGGTATTAATAAAGGAACTGCTTACCTTTTCAACCTTTTAGGCAAAGATGCTCGTAAGAAAGATACAAAGCCCGATCTTGCTCACAATAGAAACTGCGATATGCAATCTGCAGGTTACCGTATTGTTGAAAAAGACGGTGTGCGCGTTCTTCAAGTCGCTGTGAAACTTTACGAAGGTCAAACGACTTGGGACACTTGTGAAGTCAACGTGCAGATTGATGCCGATAAAGATGGCAAGACTGATCAGGAGATCGCAGGTCTGCCTGCGGAAAATGTTCCAGGCTTAAGCGGAGATACTTTCGTCAGCATTCTTCTTGATGGCGCAACAGCGCGCGAGCTTCGCAAGAAATTTGAGACGGATTTCTCAACAAATCCAGAGAAAGCCAAAGAAGACTACACAGACGCGGTTATCGATCAACGTGGTATGGCCGTTTTTGATAACTCGACTTTGGCGATCATCGAAGCGGATATCTCTGCTTTGGCGTTGGCTGATACTGGTGAATTGAATATTAAAGTTTCAACGACTCATCAAGACGCCGGTGCCATTGAATACGATGATTATTTGGAAGGTCACGAAAATCGTTGGGAGAAGATTTCTGTAGCGCCAAATGCCCAAGCGTATGCACAGATGCCTGAAGAAATCGAGCTTACCGGAAAAGAATCTGTGACGATTCCTTTACTTAAGGGATATGGCTCAGGCGATTTGATCCTGTATGCTCCTCAGAACAAATCTGTTCGCGATGTTTTACTTGAAGATGCTCAGTCGCAGATTGTGCCTGCGACTTATGATGCACCTTAG
- a CDS encoding class I SAM-dependent methyltransferase, translating to MAQNKYDDPDFFASYSNMPRSQQGLEAAGEWHVLRTMLPDFKGKTVLDLGCGFGWHCRYAVEQGAASVIGVDLSEKMLKRAQEMTADSRITYQRGSIEGVEYKENQFDIVISSLAFHYIENFAEQCRKTYRWLKPGGSFVFSVEHPIFTSLESQNWIIGPTGERLHWPVDNYQLEGPRNTKWLTGDVTKFHRTFATYMNSLVEAGFQIKKVIEPEPSPEMLNQIPELKDEMRRPMFLMVAAVKP from the coding sequence ATGGCGCAAAATAAATACGACGATCCCGATTTTTTCGCGAGCTACAGTAACATGCCTCGTTCGCAACAAGGACTTGAAGCTGCAGGGGAGTGGCATGTTCTGAGGACAATGCTTCCCGATTTTAAGGGAAAGACAGTTTTAGATCTCGGTTGCGGCTTTGGATGGCACTGTCGTTATGCGGTTGAGCAAGGGGCCGCCTCGGTTATTGGTGTCGACCTTTCAGAAAAAATGCTGAAGCGTGCTCAAGAGATGACGGCGGATTCGCGCATCACTTACCAGCGAGGTTCCATCGAAGGTGTCGAGTACAAAGAAAATCAATTCGACATTGTAATTAGCTCTCTAGCATTTCACTATATCGAAAACTTCGCAGAGCAATGCCGCAAAACTTATCGTTGGCTTAAACCCGGTGGCTCATTTGTGTTTTCCGTAGAGCATCCGATTTTTACTTCCTTAGAATCACAGAATTGGATTATCGGTCCGACGGGCGAGCGTCTGCACTGGCCTGTGGATAATTATCAGCTTGAAGGTCCCCGCAACACAAAATGGCTGACGGGAGATGTGACAAAATTCCATCGCACTTTTGCGACGTATATGAACTCCTTAGTGGAGGCCGGGTTTCAAATTAAAAAAGTGATTGAACCAGAGCCATCTCCAGAGATGTTAAATCAAATTCCAGAATTAAAAGATGAAATGCGCCGACCGATGTTCTTAATGGTCGCGGCAGTGAAGCCATAA
- a CDS encoding SRPBCC family protein — protein sequence MAAKSKSNEIKITRLYDAPVKLVWDAWTDPKQVAQWWGPRGFTITTHSKDLKPGGHWAYTMHGPDGTNYENKTIYHEVEKYSRLVYDHGGNDDRPPLFRVTVEFAELKGKTKMDMTMALPTPEAAEQTRKFIKQASGNSTWDRLAEYLAKETEGKEQFVINRTFDAPISLMYEMWTNPKHFSQWLAPAGFNMEFIRSDIKPGGSTFYFMTNGDVKMYGKAQYLEMEKPHRIKYTQQFADEKENTSRHPMAPTWPETMLTTVVLSEEGPDQTRVTVTWETFGNVTPEELETFIKAKAGMTQGWTGSFDKLEDYLEKQA from the coding sequence ATGGCCGCAAAAAGTAAATCTAACGAGATCAAGATCACTCGTCTCTATGATGCTCCCGTCAAACTTGTCTGGGACGCATGGACCGATCCAAAACAAGTAGCACAATGGTGGGGCCCGCGTGGCTTTACAATCACAACCCACAGCAAAGATTTAAAACCTGGAGGTCATTGGGCTTATACAATGCACGGTCCTGATGGCACAAACTACGAAAATAAAACAATCTATCACGAGGTCGAAAAATATTCTCGTCTCGTTTATGACCACGGTGGCAACGATGACCGCCCGCCTCTTTTCCGCGTGACTGTGGAGTTTGCCGAGCTTAAAGGCAAAACAAAAATGGACATGACCATGGCCTTGCCAACTCCGGAAGCTGCTGAACAAACTCGCAAGTTCATCAAACAAGCCAGCGGAAATTCCACTTGGGATCGTTTGGCCGAATACTTGGCAAAAGAGACCGAAGGCAAAGAACAGTTTGTTATCAACAGAACTTTCGATGCACCGATCAGTCTTATGTATGAGATGTGGACGAATCCAAAACATTTCTCGCAGTGGTTGGCTCCAGCGGGATTTAATATGGAGTTCATTCGCTCAGACATCAAACCTGGCGGCAGTACTTTTTATTTTATGACCAATGGTGATGTAAAAATGTACGGCAAGGCTCAGTATCTAGAGATGGAAAAACCACATCGTATCAAGTACACGCAACAATTTGCGGATGAGAAAGAAAATACGTCTCGTCATCCAATGGCTCCGACGTGGCCCGAGACGATGCTCACAACAGTTGTTCTTAGCGAGGAAGGTCCCGACCAAACACGAGTGACTGTGACTTGGGAAACTTTTGGCAACGTCACTCCAGAAGAGCTTGAGACATTCATCAAAGCCAAAGCTGGTATGACTCAAGGCTGGACAGGTTCGTTCGATAAACTCGAAGATTACTTAGAAAAACAAGCTTAA
- a CDS encoding ArsR/SmtB family transcription factor, translated as MQDHLSQTFAALADPTRRAMLAHLSKGEANVSDLAKPFLNEMSLPAITKHLKVLEKAGLITKTKEAQWRPCKLNGEALKEASDWMEQYRIFWEESFDRLDAYLKTVTAEKKKAKGKNHGRKK; from the coding sequence ATGCAAGACCATCTTAGCCAGACATTCGCAGCTCTTGCCGATCCCACTCGGCGCGCAATGCTTGCGCACCTTTCAAAAGGTGAAGCGAATGTTTCCGATCTCGCAAAACCTTTTCTGAATGAAATGAGTCTCCCCGCCATCACAAAACATCTCAAGGTTCTAGAAAAAGCGGGACTCATCACCAAAACCAAAGAAGCCCAATGGCGCCCCTGCAAACTCAACGGTGAAGCTTTGAAAGAGGCTTCCGATTGGATGGAGCAGTATCGAATTTTCTGGGAAGAAAGTTTCGATCGCCTGGATGCTTATTTAAAAACTGTGACTGCTGAAAAGAAAAAAGCGAAAGGAAAAAACCATGGCCGCAAAAAGTAA
- a CDS encoding YdeI/OmpD-associated family protein: MTNVRAKKKSNQKDVLSFASAKQWQSWLRLNHTRSSGVWLQLQKKSSTEKSPTYAEALDVALCYGWIDGQKKAYDENSWLQRFTPRRPRSIWSKKNTEHAERLMRAGKMKKAGLAEIEAAKKDGRWKAAYDSPSKATIPEDFLKALKKNKKAEAFFNSLNKTNLFSIAYRLQTAKTPETRQKRMKLILEMMAKGEKFH; the protein is encoded by the coding sequence ATGACTAATGTTCGAGCCAAGAAAAAATCTAATCAAAAAGATGTTCTTTCTTTCGCTTCGGCGAAGCAGTGGCAATCGTGGCTGAGGTTGAACCATACTCGCTCAAGCGGAGTGTGGCTTCAGTTGCAGAAAAAGAGTTCCACCGAAAAATCTCCGACTTATGCTGAAGCGCTCGACGTTGCTCTTTGCTATGGCTGGATCGATGGACAGAAAAAAGCTTATGACGAAAATTCTTGGCTGCAGAGATTCACGCCCAGACGTCCTCGAAGTATTTGGTCAAAAAAGAACACGGAGCATGCTGAGCGACTTATGCGTGCTGGAAAAATGAAGAAGGCGGGACTTGCTGAAATCGAAGCTGCCAAGAAGGATGGACGCTGGAAGGCGGCTTATGATTCTCCAAGCAAAGCGACCATTCCGGAGGATTTTCTTAAGGCTCTGAAGAAGAATAAAAAAGCGGAAGCATTTTTTAATTCGCTGAACAAAACAAATCTCTTCTCGATAGCTTATCGACTTCAAACGGCCAAGACGCCTGAAACTCGTCAAAAGAGGATGAAGTTAATTTTGGAAATGATGGCGAAAGGCGAGAAGTTCCATTAA
- a CDS encoding adenylosuccinate synthase — protein sequence MAGIVVVGAQWGDEGKGKLIDVFAEKADMVVRYQGGANAGHTLVVNGQKTILHLVPSGILRPETTCVIAPGVVVDLFAIRDEIKKLKDSGLLQNPKQLMIADTATIILPYHKALDAAREAALDDSKIGTTGKGIGPAYEDRASRRAVLFGDIFDRESLKAKIELALREKNFMLENYYKTKGFKLEDIMADLEKVAEELAPYRTKDASLFISKNLKAGKRVLFEGAQGTMLDIMHGTYPFVTSSSTLSANACASAGIGPMNIQKVIGVFKAYATRVGGGPFPTELTDEVGQKIQADGHEFGSTTGRARRCGWLDLVALKYAIRVNGITNLAMMKLDVLTGHDRIGVCTAYKINGEIVTELPTSPYELAKVEPVIEWIPGWKEDLTKVKTLSDLPRPTTNYIDYLGSQLGTPIDVISVGPGREQTLWVKPLFNN from the coding sequence ATGGCAGGTATTGTTGTTGTCGGAGCCCAATGGGGCGATGAAGGTAAAGGTAAACTCATTGACGTGTTCGCTGAAAAAGCCGACATGGTTGTTCGCTACCAAGGCGGAGCCAATGCGGGCCACACTCTGGTGGTGAACGGTCAAAAAACAATTCTTCACTTGGTTCCAAGTGGTATCTTAAGACCTGAAACAACATGCGTGATTGCTCCGGGAGTCGTTGTTGATCTTTTCGCAATTCGCGATGAAATCAAAAAATTAAAAGACTCAGGCCTTTTGCAAAATCCAAAACAATTGATGATCGCTGACACGGCGACAATCATTCTTCCTTATCACAAAGCTTTGGATGCCGCTCGTGAAGCAGCTCTGGACGACAGCAAAATCGGAACAACCGGAAAAGGTATCGGTCCTGCTTACGAAGACCGCGCTTCTCGCAGAGCGGTTTTGTTCGGCGATATCTTTGATCGTGAATCTTTGAAAGCCAAAATTGAACTCGCTTTGCGCGAGAAAAACTTCATGCTTGAGAACTACTACAAAACAAAAGGTTTCAAGCTTGAAGATATCATGGCGGATCTTGAAAAAGTGGCGGAGGAGTTGGCTCCGTACCGCACAAAAGATGCTTCATTATTTATTTCTAAAAACTTGAAGGCCGGTAAGAGAGTTCTTTTTGAAGGCGCTCAAGGAACAATGTTAGATATCATGCACGGAACTTATCCGTTCGTGACAAGCTCTTCAACATTGTCTGCTAATGCGTGTGCAAGTGCCGGTATTGGTCCGATGAATATTCAAAAAGTCATCGGTGTCTTCAAAGCTTACGCAACTCGCGTGGGTGGCGGTCCGTTCCCGACTGAGTTGACAGATGAAGTAGGACAAAAAATCCAAGCTGACGGTCATGAGTTTGGCTCTACAACAGGACGTGCGCGTCGTTGCGGTTGGTTGGACCTTGTGGCTTTGAAGTATGCGATCCGTGTGAACGGCATTACGAACCTTGCGATGATGAAGTTGGACGTGTTGACGGGTCATGATCGTATTGGCGTGTGCACTGCTTACAAAATCAACGGCGAGATCGTGACTGAGCTTCCGACGTCTCCTTATGAGCTTGCGAAAGTGGAGCCAGTGATCGAGTGGATTCCTGGTTGGAAAGAAGATTTGACGAAAGTGAAAACGCTTTCTGATTTGCCAAGACCGACAACGAATTACATTGATTACTTGGGTTCTCAATTGGGAACTCCGATTGATGTGATCTCTGTAGGTCCTGGTCGTGAGCAGACTTTGTGGGTGAAGCCTTTGTTTAACAACTAA
- a CDS encoding D-2-hydroxyacid dehydrogenase, whose product MKKKILITDRFAQDSFLYLQQHSHFEVVRADHPHHLPLEHLVSANALIIRSRTRIDEELLKKARQLQLIITCTSGFDHIDLEATQKWGVTVMHTPSANVESAAQLTWGLVLNCVNNIQQAHKMVKAGEWKRDLITGIELAGRNYGIIGLGRIGTRVAEIAQAFGMNIVAYDPYQEDSVFERLKIPRLSYEEVLKTADIVSFHVPKTLETEHMLNRSQFEYIHRGIILINTSRGSVINENDLCEAIENGWLRSVGLDVFEKEPLQRNSKLLTYPNVVLTPHIGANTEDAFFKASQVAANKLMAFFVDGSTSDTLPPRAPWYGAAPFKGE is encoded by the coding sequence ATGAAGAAGAAAATCTTAATCACGGATCGCTTTGCGCAAGATAGTTTCTTGTACTTGCAACAGCATAGTCATTTTGAAGTGGTGCGTGCAGATCATCCTCACCATCTGCCTTTAGAACATTTGGTTAGTGCTAATGCGCTGATCATTCGCAGTCGCACACGCATTGATGAAGAACTTTTAAAAAAGGCCCGTCAGTTGCAATTGATTATTACCTGCACAAGTGGGTTTGATCATATTGATCTGGAGGCGACTCAAAAATGGGGTGTCACTGTGATGCACACTCCATCTGCGAACGTTGAATCTGCCGCGCAACTCACTTGGGGATTGGTTCTTAATTGTGTGAACAACATTCAACAGGCGCACAAAATGGTGAAAGCCGGAGAATGGAAACGCGATTTAATTACGGGCATTGAGCTTGCGGGTCGCAATTATGGAATTATCGGCTTAGGTCGCATCGGAACTCGCGTCGCTGAAATTGCGCAGGCTTTCGGTATGAACATCGTGGCTTATGATCCTTACCAGGAAGATTCTGTATTTGAACGTCTGAAAATTCCTCGTTTAAGTTATGAGGAAGTTTTGAAAACGGCGGATATCGTGAGCTTCCATGTCCCCAAAACTTTAGAAACTGAGCATATGCTCAACCGCTCCCAGTTTGAATACATTCATCGCGGCATTATTTTGATCAATACGTCGCGCGGGTCGGTGATCAACGAAAATGATCTCTGCGAGGCCATCGAAAACGGCTGGCTGCGGTCCGTCGGTTTGGACGTATTTGAGAAAGAACCTCTGCAAAGAAATTCCAAACTTTTGACTTATCCAAATGTTGTTTTGACTCCCCATATTGGAGCAAATACGGAAGATGCGTTTTTTAAAGCGTCCCAGGTTGCAGCTAATAAGCTTATGGCGTTCTTTGTGGACGGCTCGACCTCTGACACCCTCCCCCCAAGAGCCCCTTGGTATGGAGCGGCTCCATTTAAAGGCGAATAA
- a CDS encoding pyridoxal-phosphate-dependent aminotransferase family protein, which produces MTSLTDEYSLLAPGPVNLHPEVRKALALPMIHHRTPEFDKILKRVLTGIKTVFQTSEEVYLLTATGSGGMEALLVNILSPGEKVIAIVSGKFGERWAEMAKTFGANILTIDVPWGEAVKVSDVEELLKKNPDTRAVLCQACETSTAVSHPIKDIAAVVKNYSETLFLVDAITALGAYEIPMDAWGIDGIVAGSQKAFMLPTGMAFVAYSQKAWKFVDQAKCPRFYFDLRKEKKANGAGETFYSSNVAIIRALDVVLNLINAQGLNKLFDDIHRRAEFTRQFGQKLGFTLYAKSPSDSVTALVVPPQMDGQKIRLHLEQVHNITIMGGQDQAKGKIIRIGHMGYIQDHEQVRLIECLGHTLRHFDPDFMSLEHVSNIAQEAKNYLEQNP; this is translated from the coding sequence ATGACATCTCTCACTGACGAATACAGTTTATTGGCGCCGGGCCCCGTGAACCTCCATCCTGAGGTGCGCAAAGCTTTGGCACTTCCTATGATTCACCATCGCACTCCGGAATTCGATAAAATTCTCAAAAGAGTTTTGACCGGAATTAAAACCGTTTTTCAAACGAGCGAAGAAGTTTATCTTTTGACGGCAACAGGTTCCGGCGGGATGGAAGCACTTCTGGTGAACATTCTTTCTCCGGGAGAGAAAGTCATTGCCATTGTTTCAGGCAAATTCGGTGAGCGTTGGGCCGAGATGGCAAAAACTTTTGGCGCCAATATTCTAACAATCGATGTTCCCTGGGGCGAGGCTGTCAAAGTTTCTGATGTTGAAGAGCTGTTGAAAAAAAATCCCGACACTCGCGCGGTTCTTTGCCAGGCTTGCGAAACCAGCACGGCTGTATCTCATCCGATTAAGGACATTGCGGCTGTTGTTAAAAATTATTCTGAGACTTTATTTTTAGTCGACGCTATCACCGCTTTAGGTGCTTACGAAATTCCGATGGATGCTTGGGGTATTGACGGAATTGTCGCAGGTTCGCAAAAAGCTTTTATGCTTCCAACGGGAATGGCCTTTGTCGCCTACTCTCAAAAAGCCTGGAAGTTTGTCGATCAAGCGAAGTGTCCAAGATTTTATTTTGATCTTCGTAAAGAGAAAAAAGCCAATGGCGCAGGAGAAACTTTTTATTCTTCCAATGTCGCGATCATTCGCGCTTTGGATGTGGTTTTAAATCTGATCAATGCCCAAGGTTTGAATAAACTTTTCGACGATATTCATCGTCGCGCGGAGTTTACTCGTCAGTTCGGACAAAAACTGGGTTTCACGCTTTATGCGAAATCTCCGAGTGATTCTGTGACTGCTTTGGTTGTTCCTCCGCAAATGGATGGACAGAAAATTCGTTTGCACTTGGAGCAAGTTCATAACATCACAATCATGGGCGGACAAGATCAGGCCAAGGGAAAGATCATTCGCATCGGCCATATGGGCTACATCCAAGATCATGAGCAAGTGCGTTTGATTGAATGTTTAGGTCATACTTTGCGCCACTTTGATCCGGACTTTATGTCGCTAGAACACGTTTCCAACATCGCGCAAGAGGCTAAGAATTATTTGGAGCAAAATCCATGA